A genomic segment from Lentimicrobium sp. L6 encodes:
- the radA gene encoding DNA repair protein RadA, giving the protein MAKVKKAFFCQNCGAQSPKWVGKCPSCNQWNTFVEEIIEKESTKDSWRDTANAIGTSPAKSKARKLKDISVEEQSRLNTQSEELNRVLGGGLVPGSVILLGGEPGIGKSTLLLQLAMKMTNLDVLYVSGEESEQQVKMRAERLNITSDDCYFLTETNIQRIFQQVKEVKPKVLIVDSIQTLQSEHIESSAGSVSQVRECAGEFQKFAKQTHTSVFLIGHITKDGGLAGPKVLEHMVDTVLHFEGDRNYGYRILRTVKNRFGSTSELGIFEMSGNGLREVSNPSEILLSQREDNLSGIAIAASIEGMRPMLIEIQALVSSAVYGTPQRSTTGFDARRLNMLLAVLEKRSGFRLSIKDVFLNIAGGIKVVDPGIDLAVVCAILSSSEDVAIDQKIAFAAEVGLSGEIRSVNHIEQRISEAEKLGFESIVVSKYNGKNLQKDKGIRVVAVSKIEEVFRFVFG; this is encoded by the coding sequence ATGGCCAAAGTAAAAAAAGCATTCTTCTGTCAAAATTGTGGAGCACAATCGCCTAAATGGGTTGGGAAATGCCCGAGTTGTAATCAGTGGAATACTTTTGTGGAAGAGATTATTGAAAAAGAAAGTACCAAAGACAGTTGGCGCGATACCGCCAATGCCATAGGAACTAGTCCAGCTAAAAGCAAAGCTCGTAAACTCAAAGATATTTCGGTAGAAGAGCAAAGCCGACTTAATACTCAAAGTGAGGAACTCAACAGAGTACTAGGAGGAGGCTTAGTTCCGGGTTCAGTGATACTTTTGGGTGGAGAGCCCGGGATTGGAAAGTCTACCCTCCTCCTACAATTAGCCATGAAGATGACGAATCTAGATGTGCTATATGTCAGTGGAGAAGAAAGCGAACAACAAGTAAAAATGAGAGCGGAAAGATTAAATATCACCTCCGACGATTGCTACTTCCTTACCGAAACCAATATCCAAAGAATCTTTCAGCAAGTGAAAGAAGTAAAACCAAAAGTACTTATTGTGGATTCCATTCAAACCCTACAAAGCGAACATATAGAATCCTCTGCCGGCTCTGTTTCACAAGTTAGAGAATGTGCTGGTGAATTTCAGAAGTTTGCCAAACAAACCCATACTTCTGTTTTCTTGATTGGTCACATCACCAAAGATGGAGGATTGGCAGGCCCTAAGGTCTTGGAGCACATGGTTGATACGGTTTTACATTTTGAAGGAGACAGAAACTATGGCTACAGGATTTTAAGAACTGTAAAGAATCGCTTTGGTAGCACTTCGGAGCTGGGGATTTTCGAGATGAGTGGCAATGGCTTAAGAGAGGTTAGCAATCCTTCTGAAATATTACTTTCACAAAGAGAAGATAACCTGAGTGGCATAGCCATAGCAGCAAGCATAGAAGGTATGCGACCTATGCTAATTGAGATTCAAGCTTTGGTAAGCAGCGCGGTATACGGAACACCTCAAAGAAGCACTACTGGATTTGATGCCCGTAGACTCAATATGTTATTGGCTGTTTTAGAAAAAAGAAGCGGATTTAGGTTGAGTATTAAAGATGTTTTTCTCAATATTGCTGGAGGAATTAAGGTAGTCGACCCTGGAATAGATTTAGCCGTAGTTTGTGCCATATTAAGCAGTAGTGAAGATGTGGCCATAGATCAAAAAATTGCTTTTGCTGCAGAAGTAGGCTTATCAGGAGAAATACGCTCGGTAAATCACATTGAGCAAAGAATATCAGAAGCAGAGAAATTGGGCTTTGAATCTATAGTGGTTTCTAAATATAATGGAAAGAACCTCCAAAAGGACAAAGGTATTAGAGTAGTGGCAGTCAGTAAGATTGAGGAAGTTTTTCGCTTTGTATTTGGGTAA